The following proteins come from a genomic window of Candidatus Bathyarchaeota archaeon:
- a CDS encoding DNA-binding protein, with translation MIVFKPKESCFSIYKLDFNDDLLNAIKEAAEKVDSGFFWVIGAVSKAKFSFYDQKKKVYREILIDKPLEITSCIGNIAEFNGKKIIHAHITFSDELGNAFGGHLIEGTKIFSAEMFLIEFKNFKLRRCFDQITGLNLFSP, from the coding sequence ATGATTGTTTTTAAACCTAAAGAATCTTGCTTCTCAATTTATAAACTTGATTTTAACGATGATCTTTTAAATGCCATAAAAGAAGCAGCTGAAAAAGTTGATTCAGGTTTCTTCTGGGTTATAGGTGCTGTATCAAAAGCTAAATTCAGTTTTTATGATCAAAAGAAGAAAGTCTACCGTGAAATCTTAATAGATAAACCGCTTGAAATAACTTCATGTATAGGAAATATTGCTGAATTTAACGGAAAGAAAATTATACATGCACATATAACCTTTTCTGATGAGTTAGGGAATGCTTTTGGAGGACATTTAATTGAAGGAACAAAAATATTTTCTGCGGAAATGTTTTTAATTGAATTTAAAAATTTTAAACTTCGAAGATGTTTTGATCAAATTACAGGTTTAAATCTTTTTTCACCCTAA
- the trxB gene encoding thioredoxin-disulfide reductase: MKNYDVIIIGGGPAGLTAGVYTKRAKLNALLLEKTAIGGQMLLADVIENYPGFLEIKGFELAQKMEEQARKFGLEIKFNEVKQVKSEEKKVFTEEEVLTAKALIIASGAEPAKLNVKGEEKLIGKGVSYCATCDGAFFTGKEVAVVGGGDTALIEALYLSKIARKVYLIHRRDKFRGEKINQEKVLSNPKITVLWDTIVQEIIGKNKVEAILIKNVKTGKEETKLIDGIFIAIGRKPNTSFINVEKDDLGYIKVNEEMETNVKGVFAAGDCTSRKWRQITTAIGEGAKAAISAENYIEKL, translated from the coding sequence TTGAAAAATTATGACGTAATAATAATTGGTGGTGGACCAGCGGGTTTAACAGCTGGAGTTTATACTAAAAGAGCTAAATTAAATGCTTTGCTTTTAGAAAAAACAGCTATTGGAGGACAAATGCTATTAGCAGATGTTATTGAAAATTATCCTGGTTTTTTAGAGATTAAAGGATTTGAGTTAGCTCAAAAAATGGAGGAGCAAGCTAGAAAATTCGGGCTTGAAATAAAGTTTAATGAAGTAAAACAAGTTAAAAGCGAAGAAAAAAAAGTTTTTACGGAGGAAGAAGTGTTAACAGCAAAAGCTTTAATAATAGCTTCTGGAGCTGAACCAGCTAAACTAAATGTTAAAGGCGAAGAAAAACTTATTGGAAAAGGTGTTTCATACTGCGCAACTTGTGATGGAGCATTCTTTACTGGAAAAGAAGTAGCAGTTGTTGGCGGTGGGGATACCGCTCTTATTGAAGCTTTATATTTAAGCAAAATAGCTAGGAAAGTCTATTTAATCCATAGAAGAGATAAATTTAGAGGGGAAAAAATAAATCAGGAAAAAGTTTTATCAAACCCAAAAATAACAGTTTTATGGGATACAATTGTTCAAGAAATAATCGGTAAAAACAAAGTTGAAGCAATACTTATTAAAAACGTTAAAACTGGAAAAGAAGAAACTAAACTAATAGATGGAATTTTTATAGCTATTGGAAGAAAACCTAACACGAGCTTCATAAACGTTGAAAAAGACGATTTAGGATATATTAAAGTTAATGAAGAAATGGAAACTAATGTTAAAGGTGTCTTTGCAGCTGGAGATTGTACATCTAGAAAATGGCGACAAATAACTACGGCTATTGGAGAAGGCGCTAAAGCAGCTATTTCAGCTGAAAACTACATTGAAAAACTTTAA
- a CDS encoding 4Fe-4S binding protein, producing MRFKISPLRRISQLIFFFTFNALIFNRVIFYWSIKPSTLHLPVLVSINSPTSVFYGVYDVIQVAASKGFFPLISMAIIFILGALIGRALCGWACPIGFLQELILEIKGKVTLISFKTHEQAIKLKFIILFLTLFISGTVYISVHFNIWSSYREALGNFARGPFFLFSPDGILFGTLPYLISLIITNKPPSPPPPILFFKMFMLGLFFIAIYKIPLFWCRYICPVGALMGLFGKISFLGLNRNIAKCEKCPDCVKACPMQIKILDYPWGKFNHQECILCFKCVDACKNKALTPKFP from the coding sequence TTGAGGTTTAAAATTTCACCTCTAAGAAGAATCTCTCAATTAATCTTCTTCTTTACTTTCAATGCCTTAATATTTAATAGAGTAATATTCTATTGGAGTATTAAACCTTCAACTCTTCACCTTCCTGTATTAGTTAGCATAAATTCCCCAACAAGCGTTTTCTATGGAGTTTATGATGTAATTCAAGTTGCAGCAAGTAAAGGGTTCTTTCCATTAATCTCTATGGCTATTATATTTATTTTAGGAGCTTTAATAGGAAGAGCTTTATGTGGCTGGGCATGTCCTATAGGGTTTCTTCAAGAATTAATATTAGAAATTAAAGGAAAAGTTACTCTAATATCATTTAAAACTCATGAGCAAGCTATAAAATTAAAGTTTATAATTTTATTTTTAACGCTTTTCATTTCTGGAACGGTATATATCTCTGTTCATTTTAACATTTGGAGCTCCTATAGAGAAGCTTTAGGAAATTTTGCTAGAGGCCCCTTCTTCCTCTTTTCTCCTGATGGAATCTTATTTGGTACCTTACCCTATTTAATCTCATTAATAATTACTAATAAACCCCCCTCCCCTCCTCCTCCCATATTATTTTTCAAAATGTTCATGCTAGGTTTATTTTTTATTGCTATTTATAAAATTCCTTTATTTTGGTGTCGATATATATGTCCTGTTGGAGCTTTAATGGGGTTATTTGGAAAGATTAGTTTTTTAGGGTTAAATAGAAATATAGCTAAATGTGAAAAGTGTCCTGATTGTGTTAAAGCTTGCCCTATGCAAATTAAAATTTTAGATTATCCTTGGGGGAAATTTAATCATCAAGAATGTATTTTATGTTTTAAATGTGTAGATGCTTGTAAAAATAAAGCTTTAACCCCAAAATTTCCTTAA
- a CDS encoding dihydroorotate dehydrogenase, with the protein MDTSIELTKIKFNSPLILASGVSGYSKYSFKRAEKSGAGGVVTKSSSLKPRYGYSGPTIVELPYGLLNAMGLPNPGVKKVSEEIYAAKKLLKVKIPLIASIYGFNLKEYVKAAEIAAEYADAVELNFSCPTVKKVSVEIGQNSRKVKEIIKAVKNSVEKPIFAKLSPNVSNIVEMGKAAEKGGADAITAINTINAMALNIDLMKPILSAKIGGLSGPCIKPIALRCVYELYENVNVPIIGCGGILNWEDVIEMFLAGASAVQIGTGIKYKGFEIFKELNLGIKHYLRLKGYKSLKEIKGLAHKK; encoded by the coding sequence ATTGATACTTCAATTGAATTAACTAAAATAAAATTTAACTCGCCTTTAATTTTAGCTTCAGGAGTTTCAGGCTACTCAAAATACTCATTTAAAAGAGCTGAAAAAAGTGGAGCTGGAGGAGTTGTAACGAAATCCTCAAGTTTAAAGCCTAGATATGGTTATTCAGGTCCAACAATTGTTGAGCTTCCTTATGGATTATTAAATGCTATGGGTTTGCCAAATCCTGGAGTAAAAAAAGTTTCAGAAGAAATTTATGCCGCTAAAAAATTGTTAAAAGTTAAAATTCCTTTAATAGCTAGCATTTATGGTTTCAACTTAAAAGAGTATGTTAAAGCTGCTGAAATAGCTGCTGAATACGCTGATGCTGTTGAATTAAATTTTTCATGTCCAACAGTTAAGAAAGTAAGTGTAGAAATAGGACAAAACTCTCGTAAAGTTAAAGAAATAATTAAAGCTGTAAAAAATAGTGTTGAAAAACCTATATTTGCAAAGCTTTCCCCTAATGTATCAAATATTGTAGAAATGGGGAAAGCTGCTGAAAAAGGCGGAGCTGATGCAATCACAGCTATAAATACTATTAATGCTATGGCTTTAAATATTGATTTAATGAAGCCTATTCTATCAGCTAAAATAGGGGGTTTATCAGGTCCATGTATAAAGCCCATAGCTTTAAGATGTGTTTACGAGCTTTATGAAAACGTTAATGTGCCAATTATTGGTTGCGGAGGAATATTAAATTGGGAAGATGTTATTGAAATGTTTTTAGCTGGAGCTTCTGCAGTTCAAATTGGAACAGGGATTAAATATAAAGGATTTGAAATTTTTAAAGAATTAAATTTAGGTATTAAACATTACTTGCGTTTAAAAGGTTATAAAAGTTTAAAAGAAATTAAAGGCTTAGCGCATAAAAAATAA
- a CDS encoding C/D box methylation guide ribonucleoprotein complex aNOP56 subunit (functions along with aFIB and aL7a; guides 2'-O-methylation of ribose to specific sites in RNAs) has product MHVYIVDCPYGIFIINEKGEIIEKFVFNSPLKAAKTLTEINEGKLPPEIINSIKKFSKEKIILDNEALAKALTHELNVEFQKPCLIIDKFKQDLTSTILKLKILRNKEEIEDFSREVAVLIAKEKLKAASAKKDLYAIQISRALEDIDKTLNLFSGRIREWYSLIFPELNNLVDSHEAYIKLIIEFGNKSAFTINNLLKAGWPIEKAEQISRAAVNSIGVEIQDINVLKNFCSYTLSLFNLRRQMEKYLSKLMNEVAPNLTELIGSTLSAKLISLAGGLENLAKMPASTIQVLGAEKALFRALKTGSKPPKHGVIFQHVILHQSPKWQRGKIARALAGKIAIAARLDAFKGEFKAEELKKELEERIKEIKEKYKKPMRKNHAKRKS; this is encoded by the coding sequence ATGCATGTGTATATTGTGGATTGTCCATACGGAATTTTTATAATAAATGAGAAAGGTGAAATTATAGAGAAGTTTGTGTTTAATTCTCCTTTAAAAGCAGCTAAAACTTTAACTGAAATTAACGAGGGCAAACTTCCTCCTGAAATTATTAATTCTATAAAGAAGTTTTCTAAAGAAAAAATTATTTTAGATAATGAAGCTTTAGCTAAAGCTTTAACACATGAATTAAATGTTGAATTTCAAAAACCATGTTTAATAATTGATAAGTTTAAACAGGATTTAACGTCTACAATTTTAAAGCTTAAAATTTTAAGAAATAAAGAAGAAATAGAGGATTTTTCTAGAGAAGTAGCTGTTCTAATAGCAAAAGAAAAGCTTAAAGCTGCTTCAGCTAAAAAAGACCTTTACGCTATTCAAATTTCAAGAGCTTTAGAAGATATTGATAAAACCTTAAACTTATTTTCTGGAAGAATACGGGAATGGTATAGTTTAATTTTCCCTGAATTAAATAATTTAGTGGACTCTCATGAAGCATACATTAAGCTTATAATTGAATTTGGAAATAAATCCGCTTTTACAATAAATAACCTTTTGAAAGCAGGATGGCCTATTGAAAAAGCTGAGCAAATCTCTAGAGCTGCAGTTAACTCTATTGGAGTTGAAATTCAAGATATTAATGTTTTAAAAAATTTTTGTTCTTACACATTAAGTTTATTCAATTTGAGAAGACAAATGGAGAAGTATTTATCTAAGCTTATGAATGAGGTGGCACCAAATTTAACAGAGTTAATTGGTTCAACGCTTTCAGCTAAATTGATTTCTTTAGCTGGTGGATTAGAGAACTTAGCTAAAATGCCCGCAAGCACAATTCAAGTTTTAGGAGCAGAAAAAGCTCTTTTTAGAGCTTTAAAAACAGGTTCTAAACCTCCGAAACATGGAGTTATATTTCAACATGTAATTCTTCATCAATCTCCTAAATGGCAAAGAGGGAAAATAGCTAGAGCATTAGCTGGAAAAATAGCTATAGCAGCTCGTTTAGATGCTTTTAAAGGTGAATTTAAAGCTGAAGAATTAAAGAAAGAGCTTGAAGAAAGAATTAAAGAAATTAAAGAGAAGTATAAAAAGCCTATGAGGAAAAACCATGCTAAACGAAAAAGTTAA
- a CDS encoding fibrillarin-like rRNA/tRNA 2'-O-methyltransferase produces MLNEKVKIQVKFPGVYILTFEDKRESLATKNLVLGKTVYGEKLIKIKDVEYRLWNPYRSKLAAAILKGLSIMPIKPGTTVLYLGAGSGTTVSHVSDIVNKDGKVYCVEFAARAMRELVNNVCIYRSNLIPIFADARFPTKYSISIPKVEVIYCDVAQPDQTKILLDNAELYLKENGFIMLALKARSIDVTKEPSEIFKKEIETLKFKNFKIIQSIRLEPYEKDHAFILGVK; encoded by the coding sequence ATGCTAAACGAAAAAGTTAAAATTCAAGTTAAATTTCCAGGAGTTTATATTTTAACTTTTGAAGATAAAAGAGAAAGTTTAGCTACCAAAAATTTAGTTTTAGGAAAAACAGTTTATGGAGAAAAATTAATTAAAATTAAAGATGTGGAGTATAGACTTTGGAATCCTTACAGGAGTAAACTTGCTGCAGCAATTTTAAAAGGTTTATCAATTATGCCTATTAAACCCGGCACAACAGTTCTTTATTTAGGTGCAGGTTCAGGAACAACAGTAAGTCATGTAAGTGATATTGTAAATAAAGATGGTAAAGTATATTGTGTAGAGTTCGCCGCAAGAGCTATGAGAGAATTAGTTAATAATGTTTGTATTTATAGAAGCAATTTAATTCCTATATTTGCTGATGCTAGATTTCCAACTAAATATTCTATTTCAATACCTAAAGTAGAGGTTATTTATTGTGATGTTGCCCAACCAGATCAAACAAAAATTCTTTTAGATAACGCTGAGCTTTATTTAAAAGAGAATGGCTTTATCATGTTAGCTTTGAAAGCTAGAAGTATAGATGTAACAAAGGAACCCTCAGAGATATTTAAAAAGGAAATTGAAACTTTAAAGTTTAAAAACTTCAAAATTATTCAATCAATAAGACTTGAACCTTATGAAAAAGATCATGCATTTATTTTAGGCGTTAAATAA
- the rnhB gene encoding ribonuclease HII, which yields MIIAGLDDAGRGPVIGPLVIAGVAIQEKHISKLSLIGVKDSKILSSKTREKLSELIKKIVDNYRVIEFSPNEIDEVVFKAKKLEKLNFLEAKGMAQIIINLKPDLVYVDASDVNPTRFAKQILLHLPFQVKIISEHNADKKYHVVSAASILAKVHRDNVIKELKEKYGDFGSLPFSEKILIVNEKKEIDLINIGELVENKLKNLSNEKTYVFSVEPETLKIKLFQITDFTKHPPQRILKITLSNNQEVKLSINHTLFKFNNRFKLEKVKALNLKPGDYIAAASCINLEAIEEKIVFNKSVIENKNWLKLFYNEKKPKQKRFLIEYEGFINDLFNSDIQLIKVTRIEDTKLFEPVYDIEVKPKGRTVENFLGGSSGVILHNSGYPSDPKTINFLKEWYKEYKCFPPIARKSWKTLKKIKDEASQLKFK from the coding sequence TTGATTATAGCTGGTTTAGATGATGCGGGTAGAGGCCCAGTTATAGGGCCATTAGTGATTGCAGGTGTAGCTATTCAAGAAAAACATATTTCAAAACTTTCTTTAATAGGCGTTAAAGATTCAAAAATTCTCTCTTCAAAAACTAGAGAGAAACTAAGCGAGCTTATAAAAAAAATCGTTGATAATTATAGGGTTATTGAATTTTCTCCAAATGAAATAGATGAGGTTGTATTTAAAGCTAAGAAGCTTGAGAAGCTAAATTTTCTAGAAGCTAAAGGAATGGCGCAAATTATTATTAACTTAAAACCTGATTTAGTCTATGTAGATGCTTCAGATGTGAATCCTACTAGGTTTGCTAAACAAATCCTATTACATCTTCCATTTCAAGTGAAAATTATTTCGGAGCATAATGCTGATAAAAAATATCATGTTGTTTCAGCTGCAAGTATTTTAGCTAAAGTTCATAGAGATAACGTTATAAAAGAATTAAAGGAAAAATATGGGGACTTTGGTTCTTTACCTTTCTCGGAAAAAATCTTAATAGTTAATGAGAAAAAAGAAATAGATTTAATAAATATTGGTGAACTTGTAGAGAATAAACTTAAAAACTTAAGTAATGAAAAAACATATGTTTTTTCAGTTGAACCTGAAACTTTAAAAATTAAATTATTTCAAATAACAGATTTCACCAAGCACCCTCCTCAAAGAATTCTAAAAATAACTTTAAGTAACAATCAAGAAGTGAAACTTTCAATTAATCATACTCTTTTTAAGTTTAATAATAGATTTAAACTTGAAAAAGTTAAGGCTTTAAACTTAAAACCTGGAGATTACATAGCTGCAGCTTCTTGTATAAATCTTGAAGCAATTGAAGAGAAAATAGTTTTTAATAAAAGTGTAATTGAAAATAAAAATTGGCTTAAACTTTTTTATAATGAAAAAAAGCCAAAACAAAAAAGGTTTCTAATTGAATATGAAGGTTTTATAAATGATTTATTTAATTCAGATATTCAATTGATTAAAGTTACTAGGATTGAGGATACTAAATTATTTGAACCTGTTTATGATATAGAAGTTAAACCTAAAGGAAGAACTGTTGAAAATTTCCTTGGTGGATCATCTGGAGTAATTCTTCATAATTCAGGTTATCCATCAGATCCTAAAACAATAAATTTTCTTAAAGAATGGTATAAAGAATATAAATGTTTCCCACCTATTGCTAGAAAATCTTGGAAAACACTTAAGAAAATAAAAGATGAAGCTTCTCAATTAAAGTTTAAATAA
- a CDS encoding NTPase, whose amino-acid sequence MSKIFLTGKPGVGKTTIIFHLTEELKQAGFNIGGFISSEVRIKGVRVGFKIKELISKKEGWLAHINQVSGPKFGKYKVNLKDLIEIGVASINEARNNPNIDLIVIDELGPMEFFSVEFKKAVEQAIESEKPLIATIHYKIKDEFLKKIRSFKIFEVTLENREKLPKEILKEIISELKKA is encoded by the coding sequence TTGAGTAAAATATTTTTAACTGGTAAACCTGGAGTAGGAAAAACAACAATAATATTTCACTTAACAGAAGAGCTAAAACAAGCTGGGTTTAACATTGGAGGCTTCATCAGTAGCGAAGTTAGAATTAAAGGTGTAAGAGTCGGTTTTAAAATTAAAGAGTTAATCTCAAAAAAAGAGGGGTGGTTAGCTCATATAAATCAAGTTTCTGGACCTAAATTTGGAAAATATAAAGTTAACTTAAAAGATTTAATCGAGATTGGTGTAGCATCAATTAATGAAGCTAGAAATAATCCTAACATAGATTTAATAGTAATAGATGAACTTGGTCCAATGGAGTTTTTTAGTGTTGAATTTAAAAAAGCAGTTGAACAAGCTATTGAAAGTGAAAAACCTTTAATAGCTACGATCCATTACAAAATTAAAGATGAATTTTTAAAGAAAATTAGAAGCTTTAAAATTTTTGAAGTCACTTTAGAAAATAGAGAAAAACTACCTAAGGAAATTTTAAAGGAAATTATATCTGAATTAAAGAAAGCTTAA
- a CDS encoding tRNA (guanine(10)-N(2))-dimethyltransferase: MNEKIVLEQVNEGKVKILIPKSPLTNKALVFYNPVMELSRDLTIVAAEAYIKLSNCKDFSACDALAASGIKGIRLAIEVENVKKKRIILNDVYPLAYRIIIRNIKENNVENFCEAFNMDANMLLSLYASPKNRFTFIDLDPFGSPAPFLDSALRALKSGGLLSLTATDTAPLCGVHVYTTFRRYNGFPLRTEYCHEIAIRLLIGCLVFSAAKHDIGVKPVFSYATNHYIKVYALCYYGASLANEAIKKLGLIAHCFNCFNRMCFQKFFNLPVECEFCKGKLSYAGPLWIKEINDKKFCEEMLEELKFKKFKLKQKEEKLLIKIIDEAEAPPTYYVIDKICDKLNLRSIKVEEVILKLKQKGFLAFKTHFKGSGVKTNASINDLKNVLKELSNKV; encoded by the coding sequence ATGAATGAAAAAATTGTTTTAGAACAAGTTAATGAAGGAAAAGTTAAAATTTTAATTCCGAAGTCTCCCTTAACTAATAAAGCTTTAGTATTTTATAATCCAGTAATGGAGTTAAGCAGAGATTTAACGATTGTTGCTGCAGAAGCTTATATAAAATTAAGTAACTGTAAAGATTTTTCAGCTTGTGATGCTTTAGCTGCTTCAGGAATAAAAGGAATAAGATTAGCTATTGAAGTTGAGAATGTTAAAAAGAAAAGGATTATATTGAATGATGTTTATCCTTTAGCCTACAGGATTATCATTAGGAATATAAAAGAGAATAATGTTGAAAATTTTTGTGAAGCATTTAATATGGATGCTAACATGCTTTTAAGCCTTTATGCATCACCAAAAAATAGATTCACATTTATAGATTTAGATCCTTTCGGTTCACCAGCACCTTTCCTAGATTCAGCTTTAAGAGCTTTAAAAAGTGGAGGCTTACTTTCTTTAACAGCAACTGATACAGCTCCCTTATGTGGAGTTCACGTATACACCACCTTTAGAAGATATAATGGTTTCCCTTTAAGAACTGAATATTGCCATGAAATAGCTATAAGACTTTTAATTGGCTGCTTAGTTTTTTCAGCTGCTAAACATGATATTGGCGTTAAACCAGTTTTTAGTTACGCTACTAACCATTATATTAAAGTTTATGCATTATGTTATTATGGAGCTTCTTTAGCTAATGAAGCTATTAAAAAACTTGGTTTAATAGCTCATTGTTTTAATTGTTTTAATAGAATGTGCTTTCAAAAATTCTTTAATCTTCCAGTTGAATGTGAATTTTGTAAAGGAAAATTAAGTTATGCTGGTCCATTATGGATTAAAGAAATAAATGATAAAAAATTTTGTGAAGAAATGCTTGAAGAATTAAAATTTAAAAAATTTAAATTAAAGCAAAAAGAGGAAAAATTATTAATTAAAATTATTGATGAAGCTGAAGCCCCACCAACATATTATGTTATAGATAAAATCTGTGATAAATTAAATCTCCGCTCAATAAAAGTTGAAGAAGTCATTTTAAAACTAAAGCAAAAAGGTTTTTTAGCATTTAAAACGCATTTTAAAGGTTCAGGTGTAAAAACAAATGCATCTATAAATGATTTAAAAAATGTTTTAAAAGAGTTATCCAATAAAGTTTAA
- a CDS encoding RlmE family RNA methyltransferase has translation MVKKSKAWLQKRRKDQFHKLAFELGYRSRAAFKLLQIAKKSPFIKKGDKVLDLGAAPGGWIQAVRELIGDEGFVYGVDIKPIEPFTNLTNVKTEVLDLTSENAISKILKLINNEKMDVVLSDVSPKFSGVSELDAYRQYYLAKKAFEIAKKTLKKGGNFLVKMLQSKELKLLEKELKHKFKEVKLIKPLASRKESSEIYILCLNFIG, from the coding sequence ATGGTTAAAAAAAGTAAAGCATGGCTTCAAAAAAGACGGAAGGATCAATTTCATAAATTAGCTTTTGAATTAGGTTATCGAAGTAGAGCAGCTTTTAAACTTTTGCAAATTGCTAAAAAATCTCCATTTATAAAAAAGGGGGATAAAGTTCTAGATTTAGGGGCTGCTCCAGGAGGTTGGATTCAAGCAGTTAGAGAATTAATTGGGGATGAAGGTTTCGTTTATGGAGTAGACATTAAACCTATTGAACCATTCACTAACTTAACTAACGTTAAAACTGAAGTTTTAGATTTAACATCTGAAAATGCTATAAGTAAAATTCTTAAATTAATTAATAATGAAAAAATGGATGTTGTGCTTTCAGATGTTTCACCAAAATTTTCTGGTGTTTCAGAGTTAGATGCTTATAGACAATATTATTTAGCAAAAAAAGCATTTGAAATAGCTAAGAAAACTCTTAAGAAAGGGGGGAACTTTCTTGTTAAAATGCTTCAAAGTAAAGAGTTAAAATTGCTTGAAAAAGAGTTAAAACATAAATTTAAGGAAGTTAAATTAATTAAACCTTTAGCAAGCAGAAAAGAAAGTTCAGAAATCTATATTTTATGCTTAAACTTTATTGGATAA
- the metG gene encoding methionine--tRNA ligase subunit beta — protein sequence MNQADITDFQKLDLRVGTVTSVERVEGTKKLYKILVDLGELGVKQTISGLVGYYTPEELKGKKVVFLANLKPAKIAGIISEGMLLAAVAENTVSLLSIDKDVPNGTKIS from the coding sequence TTGAATCAAGCAGATATTACTGATTTTCAAAAATTAGATTTAAGAGTTGGAACTGTAACGTCGGTAGAGCGTGTTGAAGGAACAAAGAAACTGTATAAAATTCTTGTGGATCTAGGGGAATTAGGAGTAAAACAAACAATTTCAGGTTTGGTAGGGTATTACACTCCTGAAGAGCTTAAAGGGAAGAAAGTGGTTTTTTTAGCTAATTTAAAACCTGCTAAAATTGCTGGGATAATTTCTGAAGGGATGCTTTTAGCTGCTGTAGCAGAAAATACCGTCTCTTTACTTTCAATAGATAAAGATGTTCCAAATGGAACTAAAATTTCTTGA